The Clostridium sp. DL-VIII DNA window GTTTGTCTAATCGAGTTATTGAGTGAAGAAGTGAAGAAAAATAGGATTGAAATTAAGATTGTTTCTCCATCTGATAATACAAAGAAACTTTGCATTAAATATGGCATAGAAGTACTGCCAACATATTTTGCTGAAGAAGTAGATGCTGCTTTTGATGGTTGCGGGGAGGTAGATGAAAATTTCTATGCGTCAAAAGGCGGTGGAGGTGTGTTTACAAAGGAAAAAATAATAGGAGCAATGGCTAAGGAGTATATATTATTAATAGATGAACAAAAATTTACCAAAGAATTAAGCTGTAAATACCCAGTATCACTTGAAATAGTGAAGGATTCATTGGGGTATGTAAGTAAACGAGTTGAAAATTTAGGCGGTACGCCTATGGTAAGGGCTAGTACTAATAAAGATGGTTATTTAATTACTGATGATGGCAACTTTATATTAGATGTAGAGTTTGAGGCTATAGATGATTTTAAGAAATTAAATGATAGCCTAAATGGTATTGTAGGAGTAGTTGGAACGTCTATATTTACAAGAGAAGTTACAAAGTTAATAGTAGCAGGAGAAAATGGAGTAAGAGTCATTTCAAAGAAGTAGAATTATTAAATATTATTTAGCTATTTTTAGATAAAAAAAAGGAGGAATTAACATGAGATTAGGTATAATTGGAGCAGGAATGATAGTAAGGGATTTATTATCAACAAGCTCAAATTTAAAAGATATCGAGTTTGTAGCTATCTGTGGCACTGAAAAAGATAAAGAGGCAATGGAAGAATTTGGAGATAAATATGGGATTGAGAATGTTTTCTACAATTATGATGAATTATTGAATATGGATTTAGATGCAATTTATATTGGATTGCCTAATAATTTACATTTTGAATTTGCTAAAAAAGCATTAGAGGCAAATAAGAATGTTATTGTTGAAAAACCATTCACATCAACCTATAAAGAAGCACAAATCTTAAGTGCTTTGGCTAAACAAAAACAATTATTTATTTTTGAAGCTATTACTAATCAATATATTCCTAATTATAAAAAAATTAAGGAATTACTCCCAACCTTAGGAGATATTAAAATCGTTCAATGCAATTATTCTCAATATTCTAGTCGATATAATAGTTTTAAAGAAGGAAATGTATTGCCTGCCTTTAATCCTAAATTTTCTGGTGGTGCATTAATGGATTTAAATCTTTATAACGTCCATTATGTAGTTGGCTTATTTGGAAAACCTGAAAATGTTGAATATTATCCAAACATTGAAAGAGGAATAGATACATCAGGAGTATTGATATTAGATTATGGAAAGTTTAAATGTGTTTGTGTTGGTGCAAAAGATTGTAAAGCTCCTATTGCTAATAATATTCAAGGAGATAAAGGATGTATATTTCAGGATACTCCAGCTAATATTTGTAAAGGCTTTGAATTATTAATGAATGATGGAACAAATTCAAAAATTGATGAAAATAATTATGAACATAGAATGGTTAATGAATTCATTGAGTTTGCCAATATGATTAAAAACAATGATTTAGAAAGATGCTACAAGATACTAGAACATAGCTTAATAGTTAGTGAAGTTTTAACAACTGCAAGAAATAAAGGTGGAATCATATTTCCAGCTGACAAGGATATAAAATAAAGTTTATGTTCATTTAGTTTTTTTATTAGGTTAGTAGCTAAAACTGTGTGAAATTCTATATATAAAATTTGAAAGAGGTGCATTCAAAATGATTAAATCAATAGGACACGTTGCAATGGGTGTTAATAACATGGAAGAATCAATACATTTTTATTGTGATATTCTTGGATTGAAAAGAGGATTTTCATTGAATAATAGACAGACAGGAGAGCCTTGGCTGGAATATCTTAAGATTACAGATGGGCAGTTTTTAGAATTATTCTATCCAGAACCGGGTAAAGAGATACGCATAGATTCAGAAGATTTCGTTCATCATGTTAGTTTATCAGTGGATAATATATATGAGATGGTGGAGAGGTTAAGACAATTTGGAGTAACTATAATTATTGAGCCACGTAAGGGGCGTGATCTTAATGTTCAAGCATGGATTAGTGATCCTGATGGGCATAAAATAGAACTTATGCAGATTGATCCACAATCTCCACAGGCAACCGTTTAATCTAGAGAAAAATTATATTTTATAAAAAGTGATGAATGAATAAATTTATTTGAATTATAAAGATAAGTATTAAGTATTAAATTATATTTTTAATTAAATAATCGGAATATAAATATAAAATTGATATTTAAAGGTTGGATTTATAAATAAATATTAAATAAGTCTGGTTGTAATAAAAATATTTCTATTGCAACCAGTTTTATTAATAAGAAGGAAAATTATAAGGTAATTATACTAGCTAAAATTGATGGCTAGCATAATCAATAAATTAAATTTCAAAATTTAGTATCTGATAAGAGTTTTAATAAACTTTTGAAATAATGATATTAAAGTTTATTAATATGAAGATTAGGAGGGAAAATTATGTCAATTAAGTTTCCAGAAGGATTTTTATGGGGGGGAGCTACAGCTGCCAATCAATGTGAGGGGGCGTATAATGAAGATGGTAAAGGGTTATCTACTCAAGATATAATGCCAAAAGGCATAATGGGACCTATAACTTCCGAGCCAACAGAAGATAATATGAAGCTTATAGGTATTGACTTTTATCATAGATATAAGGAAGATATTAAGCTATTTGCTGAAATGGGATTTAAAACTTTCAGATTATCAATTGCATGGTCGAGGATATTCCCAAATGGTGATGATAAAGAAGCAAACGAAAAAGGCTTACAGTTCTACGATAATGTATTTGATGAGTTAGCTAAGTATGGTATTGAACCTTTAGTTACAATTTCACATTATGAAACACCATTAGCACTTGCAAAGAACTATGATGGATGGACTAATAGAAAGCTTATAGGATTTTTTGAAAATTATGTAAGAACAATATTTACTAGATATAAAGATAAGGTAAAATACTGGCTTACTTTTAATGAAATAAACTCAGCAATTCATGCTCCATATATGAGCGCAGGTATATGGACACCTAAAGAGCGGTTAAGTAAACAAGATCTATATCAGGCTATGCACCATGAATTAGTTGCAAGTTCACTTGCAGTAAAAATTGGACATGAAATAAATCCAGAATTTAAAATTGGATGTATGATTCTTGGAGTACCAAACTATCCATTAACTCCAATGCCAAGTGATGTACTTAAAGCAATGGAGAAGGATAGGGAAAATCTTTTCTTTGCTGACATTCATGCAAGAGGAGAATATCCAAAATATATGAATAGATTCTTTAAAGAAAATAACATAGAAATAAAAATGGAACAAGGAGATAAAGAAATATTAAAAAATACAGTAGATTTCATCTCTTTTAGTTATTACGTAAGTGCATGTGCAACAGCAGATCCAGAAAAGAATAAAGCGGGATCAGGTAACCTTATTTTTGGTGTACCAAATCCATATTTAAAAGCTTCAGAATGGGGATGGCAGATAGATCCTGAAGGATTGAGATATACATTAAATCTTTTATATGACAGATATCAAAAACCATTATTTATAGTTGAAAACGGCTTAGGTGCTGTTGACAAATTAGTAACTGATGAAAACGGAAATAAGACTGTAAATGATGATTATAGAAGTGCTTATTTAAATGATCATTTAGTTCAAGTGGCAGAAGCTATTGAAGATGGTGTTGAACTTATGGGATATACAACATGGGGATGCATAGATTTAGTAAGTGCATCAACTGCTGAACTTAAGAAAAGATATGGCTTTATCTATGTAGATAGAAATGATGATGGAAGTGGAACTTTAGAAAGATATAAGAAAAAGAGTTTCTATTGGTACAAAGAAGTAATAGCCACAAATGGGGAAAACTTAAAAAATAAAAAATGCTAAAATAAAAATAAGACTTTTTGTATCATACTGCGAGAGTCTTATTTTTACATTTATATATATGGATAGCAGTTATTCAGGTTTAGTCATACTTGTATATTCTTTGAAACCTGTTGGAATTATTATTTCACTGTCACTAAGTTTGTAATTTGTATTTTCAATAGGATTAATATTATTAATCATGTTCATTCCAATAGTATAAAGTGCTTCAGATACAATTTCTTGATCAATAATAACAGTACCAGTCATAAATCCTTTATTAATTAATTCTATGGCTTCTGGTGATCCATCAATTCCAACAACTGCTATATTTTTTGACTTATCACCTTTGTTATATCCGTATTTTTGAAGTGCTTCAATGGCTCCTATTGCCATAGCATCATTATTTACAATTATTGCTTCAATTTTACCATTATATTGAAGAAATAGAGAATCAATTGAATTTTTAGCTAATTCTTTTAACCAATTAGCATTTACTATAGCAAGCTGTTCTGTTGCTATTCCTGAATTTTTAAGTTCAGAAATAGCAGAATTTTTTCTATCTATTGCAATTGGATTATTGGCTTTACCATCTAGTAAAATGTACTGCAATATGTTGTCACCGTTTTTGTCTATAGCTTTTCTATTAGTATTCCATAGATTGGATAGAATTCTAGCTTCTATTGTACCAGTTAGTTTTGAATCTAAAGTTACAAAAGCGGCTTTGTTATAATCCTTAGATAATTTTGATGCTAATAGAGGGTCAATTTCTAATAAAATTAATGGAGTATTTTTGAGTTTGGCTTTAGAAATAAAATTTTTTACTGTATCTTCTCTTACATCAGCTAAATTTAATATAAATAGATTATAGTTATCGTTAAGAACAGAATCAAATGTCTCATATTGTAAAGATATATTATTCTTTCCATCAAAAAAAGTGAAATGTACTTTATTATTGTTCTTTTGAATATTCTCTAAAAGTTGCTTGAGTTGTAACACAGAGATATCATCATAGCTATATAATAATACTGCAACATTTGCTATTTTATTATCACTAACATTTAAACTAGAGATAGCAAAAGTAAAATTTGAGTTACTTGTCAAAGAAAAGATCATAAAAGTAACTATGATTAATGAGAGTACTTTGCTTAATATTTTCATTATAGCCTCCATTAAATATCATTTTTAATTATAATATTTAATTTTAGTTTGCTTATAGATTCAAAATTTATTCTTTGGCATAAGCATAAGAAATTAAATTATAATGATTATAAAAGTATATATTTTAGATATTTAGAAACAGAGAAAAATTTCTATACATTACATTATACAGGCTTAATAAAAAGATATTATGTTATTGATACAGTTGAAAGAAATAAAAAATCAATAGAAGCGTATATAGGGAATTAAATATAGGAATATATAATCTATGAATAAATAAGTAGAAATTAAGATTAGGAATAAATGAGTAAATAAAAATAGGCAAAATAAAGCCCCTTCTGGGGCTAAAGCAAATGTCAGTTTTACAAGTAATTCTGATTAAAAAACTAAGTAGATATATGATCTTAAAAGAAATTAAGTAGTTGCTCTTTCAATAAGTGAAACAGGTATAACAATATGTTGCGAAGAGTTTATATCCTCGCCATCGATTAAGCTTAATAATAAATTAGAAGCTTCCATAGCAAGGGTTTTTTTATCTTGGTATATTGTTGTTATAGCTGGATAACAATATTTAGAAACAGATATTCCATCAAAGCCAACAATCTTAACTTTTTCAGGAACAGGAATTTGATTTTGGTTAAGAGCTACTAATGCGCCGTAAGCCCTCCAATCGTTACTTGCAAATATTCCATCAAAGGTAATTTCTTTTTTTAACAAATAATTTACCGTATCTCTTGATTCCTCAAAATTTGAACGAGTTCCAGCCAGCTTCACAATTAAATTTTCATCAATTTGATAGTTGTATTTTTTTAGTGCATCCGTATATCCATCTAAACGTTGCTTATTTACAGAAAGACTTTTGGATTTTGTTAGCATTAGTATATGTTTGCATCCCTTTTTTATTAACTCTTCGGTAGCCATAAAGCCACCTAAATAGTGATCTGATTCCACGTATATTGCATTACTTTCATATTTTGGTTTTCTATCTATACAAACTATAGGAATATTTCTTTTTATAGAATCCGTCGGAATATCTTCTCGACCAGAGATACAAATTATTCCATCAACAAGTTTAGCATCTAGGCTTTTGAAATATTCTCTTTCCTTCATATCATCTTGACTTGTATTACATATAAAAACAGAGTAACCTGAATTAAAGAAGAATCTTTCTATTTCTAATACAATCTCAGAGAAAAACTCGTTGTTAATGTCTGGTACTATAACTCCAATAGTTTTTGATTTGCTCATCCTAAGACTTTTAGCAGCCATATTTATTGTATAATCATATTCTTTTATTATGCCCATAACTCTTTTTCGAGTTTCCTCAGAAAAGCGACCATTATTATTTATTACTCTAGAAACAGTAGCAACTGAAACACCGCTTAATTCAGCTATTTTTTTTATTGATATATTATTATTTTTCATAAAACTCTCCTTAAAAGTGAGTAAAACATTTCTTGATAATTAAATAATATCAAATTAAATAAAATGTGTAAACATGATTGATGGCATACTTGACAAATTTAAAGTTATCTGCAATAATTATTATATAAGGTAAATCGATTACTCAAATGAATGGTATAAAAGATAAATTAAAGAATATTCGTAGTAATAATGCAAATTGAAAGTAAATGTAATTGAGTAATCGATTTACTTTAATGATAATTAAGGGGGATATTAAATTATGAACAGAATAATTTGTCCATCAATGATGTGCGCGAACTATGATTCATTAAAAGGAGAAGTAGTAAAGTTAGATTTAGCAGGAACTGACATTTTTCATATAGATATAATGGATGGGAGTTTCGTACCTAACTTTGGTATGGGAACTCAGGATGTTGAGTGCATAAGAAAAAATACTAAAAAGTTAGTAGATGCTCATTTAATGATTGAAAATCCGGGGAATTATGTTGAATTATTTGCTGATTTAGGAGTAGATATAATTTACATTCATCCAGAAGCGGACAAGCATCCAGCTAGAGCGCTTGGAAAAATAAAAGGAAAGAATAAATTTTCAGGAATAGCAATAAATCCAGGTACTTCAATGGAGACGATTGAAGAATTATTACCATTAGTTGATTATGTAATGGTTATGACTGTAAATCCAGGATTTGCAGGACAAAAATATTTAGGATTTGTAAATAACAAAATTAAAAAACTTATTGATTTAAAATCAGAATTCGAATTTAAAATCATGGTAGATGGAGCAATTTCTCCACAAAAAATCGATGAGCTATCAGAATTAGGAGTAGATGGTTTTATACTTGGAACTTCAGCTTTATTTAGAAAAGAAGAAAACTATGAAACTATAATAAAAAAATTGAAAAATAACTAGTAGAAGAAAGTTGATTTGGAGGAATAGATATGAAAATAGGAATAGGAAATGATCATGTAGCTTATGCATTAAAACTAGAAGTTGTAGAATACTTAAGAACATTAGGTCATGAGGTAATAGATTTTGGACATCATAATGAAGAAAGAACAGATTATCCGATTTACGGAGAAGCAGTTGCAAATGCAGTTGTTAAGGGAGAGGTTAATTGTGGAATTTTAATTTGTGGAACCGGTGTTGGAATCTCTATTGCGGCCAACAAAGTAAATGGAATAAGAGCAGTTGTTTGTAGTGAACCGTATTCAGCAATGTTATCTAAGCAGCATAATAACAGTAATATATTGGCGTTTGGTGCTCGTGTTGTTGGAAGTGAACTTGCTAAAATGATAATTAATTCATGGTTAAGTGCTTCTTATGAAGGTAATAGACATGCAAAAAGGTTAGAAATTATAAAAGAAATAGAAGAGAGACAAAAATAAAAATAGATTATAATTTACGCAAGTGATAACTTATATATACCTAATATTGAGATATATACCTTGTTTAACTCATTAATTTTTTATATAAGTTAAAATTTCGAAAGTGTCAAAAAATTTATAAGTGATAAAAATTAATATAAATTATGTCACTCTATAAGGTGTAATATTTTAGTTTGTGGAAGGGATATTAGAGTTATTATAATAAAATTAAAGTTTACTACTGAAATATATAATTTAAGGGGGGGGATGTGTAAGCTTATTGTTATAGATGGAAATGAAATATTTTAGTGAGAAGACAATTTTATTACAAATCAAAGAGGCATTAAAAGTAGTTAACTTTGGCAATATATTTTAAGTATTAACCTAATTCATCATTGTTTTATCAAAAAAAGTTATTATAATATGTGCCCAAAATTGAAATACATATTTGATTAAAAGAATACGTATAATTTTTTCTTGGATAAATTGAAAAATCATTTGTGTTAATGTTGCAATTAATTAATCATAAATTTAAAAATATGTCATCTAAACATTATGTATTTAGTTTTGGGCATTATTAAAAGATATTAATTCAGTATGGAAAAGTGCTAAATTGGATTGATTTTTCTGAATTAACTAAATATGCAGAAGATAATTCAGGGATACTTTAAAGAAAGAAATTTTTATTCTGCAAGTGTAGAACAAATGGAAAATTTTAAAGTGATAAAAAAGTAAGAGACTGTATTTATGGAGCTATGGAAATTTAAGTAGGCCATGTGCAGGTCAAAATAAAAGCTTAACTAATGTAGAATATCATCAAGGCATTGAAGTAACTATTGTAGTTATAGATTGTATTTTAATCATTGAGAAGCTTCAAGATATGGCAAATAATACATATGACTCAAGTAAAGCTGAAATATTATATTAAAAAAAAGGCTAAACTGTATGGAAAAACTTTTTATTATTATGCTTCATGTAAAGTTAATAAAGATGATTTTATGACAACAGCTTTGATTTTAAAAGGAACTAATTTAACAACTGAAAATACTGAGAGTGTATAATTAATTAAAAAAACAAATGATTGATAGCATTCATCTCAAGTGGAAAAATAAAAATGGCAGTACAGCAAGGATTAATTGGCAGGCAATATGATTGAAATTAAAGTAGATTAAAAGTAATTTAGTGAATAGTATAAGTTCCCTTTGATTTTAGTTATAACAAAAGTAAACGTTTATAAAATTATTTTTAATATATGTTTTTGGAATTATCTATTGAATTTTTAGGAGGAATTTAAAATGGCTAAAGATTATACTAAATTAGCAAAAGAAATTGTTAAAAATGTAGGTGGAGAGACTAATGTTATTTCATTAGTTCACTGTGCAACAAGATTGAGATTTAAATTGAAAGACAAGTCGAAGGCAAATAAAGAAGTTATTGAAAATCTTGAAGGGGTCGTAAGTGTAGTAGAAAGCGGAGGACAATTTCAAGTGGTTATTGGTAACTCTGTAGCAGATGTATATAAAACAATTGGAGATGTGGCAGGTGTAAAATTAGATTTATTAAATGAAGATGAGAGTGGATTAAAAGAAAAATCAGGAATTTTAAATACAGCTATAGATACTGTTTCATCTATATTTTCGCCTATGTTGTTTGCTTTGTGTGGCTCAGGTATTTTAAAAGGAATATTGATGTTATGTACAACTATG harbors:
- a CDS encoding ribulose-phosphate 3-epimerase, translated to MNRIICPSMMCANYDSLKGEVVKLDLAGTDIFHIDIMDGSFVPNFGMGTQDVECIRKNTKKLVDAHLMIENPGNYVELFADLGVDIIYIHPEADKHPARALGKIKGKNKFSGIAINPGTSMETIEELLPLVDYVMVMTVNPGFAGQKYLGFVNNKIKKLIDLKSEFEFKIMVDGAISPQKIDELSELGVDGFILGTSALFRKEENYETIIKKLKNN
- a CDS encoding glycoside hydrolase family 1 protein; the encoded protein is MSIKFPEGFLWGGATAANQCEGAYNEDGKGLSTQDIMPKGIMGPITSEPTEDNMKLIGIDFYHRYKEDIKLFAEMGFKTFRLSIAWSRIFPNGDDKEANEKGLQFYDNVFDELAKYGIEPLVTISHYETPLALAKNYDGWTNRKLIGFFENYVRTIFTRYKDKVKYWLTFNEINSAIHAPYMSAGIWTPKERLSKQDLYQAMHHELVASSLAVKIGHEINPEFKIGCMILGVPNYPLTPMPSDVLKAMEKDRENLFFADIHARGEYPKYMNRFFKENNIEIKMEQGDKEILKNTVDFISFSYYVSACATADPEKNKAGSGNLIFGVPNPYLKASEWGWQIDPEGLRYTLNLLYDRYQKPLFIVENGLGAVDKLVTDENGNKTVNDDYRSAYLNDHLVQVAEAIEDGVELMGYTTWGCIDLVSASTAELKKRYGFIYVDRNDDGSGTLERYKKKSFYWYKEVIATNGENLKNKKC
- a CDS encoding VOC family protein — translated: MIKSIGHVAMGVNNMEESIHFYCDILGLKRGFSLNNRQTGEPWLEYLKITDGQFLELFYPEPGKEIRIDSEDFVHHVSLSVDNIYEMVERLRQFGVTIIIEPRKGRDLNVQAWISDPDGHKIELMQIDPQSPQATV
- the rpiA gene encoding ribose 5-phosphate isomerase A; this encodes MNQENLRKLCAEKAMEYIKNNTVIGLGAGRNIVCLIELLSEEVKKNRIEIKIVSPSDNTKKLCIKYGIEVLPTYFAEEVDAAFDGCGEVDENFYASKGGGGVFTKEKIIGAMAKEYILLIDEQKFTKELSCKYPVSLEIVKDSLGYVSKRVENLGGTPMVRASTNKDGYLITDDGNFILDVEFEAIDDFKKLNDSLNGIVGVVGTSIFTREVTKLIVAGENGVRVISKK
- the rpiB gene encoding ribose 5-phosphate isomerase B, with protein sequence MKIGIGNDHVAYALKLEVVEYLRTLGHEVIDFGHHNEERTDYPIYGEAVANAVVKGEVNCGILICGTGVGISIAANKVNGIRAVVCSEPYSAMLSKQHNNSNILAFGARVVGSELAKMIINSWLSASYEGNRHAKRLEIIKEIEERQK
- a CDS encoding Gfo/Idh/MocA family oxidoreductase → MRLGIIGAGMIVRDLLSTSSNLKDIEFVAICGTEKDKEAMEEFGDKYGIENVFYNYDELLNMDLDAIYIGLPNNLHFEFAKKALEANKNVIVEKPFTSTYKEAQILSALAKQKQLFIFEAITNQYIPNYKKIKELLPTLGDIKIVQCNYSQYSSRYNSFKEGNVLPAFNPKFSGGALMDLNLYNVHYVVGLFGKPENVEYYPNIERGIDTSGVLILDYGKFKCVCVGAKDCKAPIANNIQGDKGCIFQDTPANICKGFELLMNDGTNSKIDENNYEHRMVNEFIEFANMIKNNDLERCYKILEHSLIVSEVLTTARNKGGIIFPADKDIK
- a CDS encoding galactose ABC transporter substrate-binding protein is translated as MKILSKVLSLIIVTFMIFSLTSNSNFTFAISSLNVSDNKIANVAVLLYSYDDISVLQLKQLLENIQKNNNKVHFTFFDGKNNISLQYETFDSVLNDNYNLFILNLADVREDTVKNFISKAKLKNTPLILLEIDPLLASKLSKDYNKAAFVTLDSKLTGTIEARILSNLWNTNRKAIDKNGDNILQYILLDGKANNPIAIDRKNSAISELKNSGIATEQLAIVNANWLKELAKNSIDSLFLQYNGKIEAIIVNNDAMAIGAIEALQKYGYNKGDKSKNIAVVGIDGSPEAIELINKGFMTGTVIIDQEIVSEALYTIGMNMINNINPIENTNYKLSDSEIIIPTGFKEYTSMTKPE
- a CDS encoding LacI family DNA-binding transcriptional regulator, translated to MKNNNISIKKIAELSGVSVATVSRVINNNGRFSEETRKRVMGIIKEYDYTINMAAKSLRMSKSKTIGVIVPDINNEFFSEIVLEIERFFFNSGYSVFICNTSQDDMKEREYFKSLDAKLVDGIICISGREDIPTDSIKRNIPIVCIDRKPKYESNAIYVESDHYLGGFMATEELIKKGCKHILMLTKSKSLSVNKQRLDGYTDALKKYNYQIDENLIVKLAGTRSNFEESRDTVNYLLKKEITFDGIFASNDWRAYGALVALNQNQIPVPEKVKIVGFDGISVSKYCYPAITTIYQDKKTLAMEASNLLLSLIDGEDINSSQHIVIPVSLIERATT